Part of the Deltaproteobacteria bacterium genome, ATCGTTCATTTTAATCAATTTATACAACCCATTAGTAGTACTTTGAAAAATGGCCCTGAACTTACTTCTCGTGGACATCGACCGTTGAAGATGGATTTCTGCGGGATTTCACTGAAAACGGCTGGGTAGTACGGGGGAAGACGGCCACCTCACGGAGCGAAGCGACGCTGGATTTATTCCTTTGTCTTTAGTGGCCGTTTTCCGTCAAGGGGGAAGTGTTCTTTCGCATGGAATCCCCCTTGAGTTCTAGGCGGTGGGCGTCGTGGACGAGACGGTCCAGGATGGCGTCCGCCAGGGTCGGGTCTTTAAACCGTTCATGCCAAGACGGCACCGGCGCCTGACTGGTCAGCAAGGTCGATTTGTTCCTGAAGCGATCATCGAGGATATCGATGATCTGTCTCGCCTGATCCGCCGAAACCGGGTCCCTGAGCCAGTCGTCGATGACGAGCAGGTCCCTCTTGGCGAGCTTTGCGGCAAGCTTTGGATATGAGCCATCCACGACAGAGATGGTCAGTTCCCTGATGAAGTCCGAGAAACGGTAGTAGATGGACCGGTAGCCCTCACGGCAGGCCTTTCGTCCCAGGGCGCAGGCGAGATAGCTCTTTCCGACTCCCGTCGGCCCCGTGATGATCAGGTTGTGGTGCCGGGAGATCCAGGAGCAACCGGCGAGTTCCAGGTAGACCCTCTTGTCGAGCCCCCTCTTGGCCCGGAAGTCCACGTCCTCGACGTCAGCCCTGGTTTTAAGACGCGTCTCCTGAAGTCGGCGGGTCAGCCGGCGGTTCTCCCGCAGCGTGTATTCCCTGTCCACAAGCAGCCCCAGCCTGTCCTCGAAGGGCATGTCGCCGAATGCCGGCGAGCCCATCTGTTCCCGTAGCCCGTCCAGAAAGCCCTCAAGCTTCATCTGGGCCAGCTTTTCCATGGCCTGATTGATCAGCATCTCCGTACTCCTTGGATTAGTGGTAGAAGTCCGCACCGCGGACGTTTGCATGGCTGCCGAAGGCTTCATCCTCCTCGGCTATCGAGAGCAGATCCTGCTTGTTCTCCAGGATGTGCATGACGTGTCTTCTGGTCAGCAACCCGAAGTGTAGAGCCCTCTGACAGGCCTGCTCCAGACGTGCCCGACCGTACGTCTTCTCCAGCCTGAGCAGGCCGAGGCTGCTGCGGTATCCTTGTTCAGGGTGCGGGCGGGCCTCGATGATGGCGTTGACCACGGCCAGGGCCGACGGCCCGATGCTTCTGGCCCAGGCCCTGATCCTGCCGCCCGAGCAGTTCGCCGCCTCCTGGTGCGCCAAGGGCATGTGCGCTGGCAGCGTCGTATGCCTGTGCGGAACGCGGCTCCTTGGATGCGAGGCCACACGCACGTTCTCGTGGAAGACCTCCACCATGTTGCCGGTGAACCTGACGTCCACGGTCTTGTGCGCCAGAGTGTACGGGATGGAGTAGTAATGCCTGTCGACCTCGATGTGGTAGTCGAGGTTGACCCGGACCTTCTTCCATGTGGCCAGTTCGTAGTCGGTCGACGGGAGAGGCTTGAGCTCGGGCCGGTCCCAGAGGTCGAAGAGCTCCCGCCGCGACTTCCCGTACTCCCGCATGACCCGTTCGTTC contains:
- a CDS encoding transposase; this translates as MLINQAMEKLAQMKLEGFLDGLREQMGSPAFGDMPFEDRLGLLVDREYTLRENRRLTRRLQETRLKTRADVEDVDFRAKRGLDKRVYLELAGCSWISRHHNLIITGPTGVGKSYLACALGRKACREGYRSIYYRFSDFIRELTISVVDGSYPKLAAKLAKRDLLVIDDWLRDPVSADQARQIIDILDDRFRNKSTLLTSQAPVPSWHERFKDPTLADAILDRLVHDAHRLELKGDSMRKNTSPLTENGH